Proteins found in one Quercus robur chromosome 2, dhQueRobu3.1, whole genome shotgun sequence genomic segment:
- the LOC126713933 gene encoding AP2/ERF and B3 domain-containing transcription factor RAV1-like: MAMICLDESTSGSITSSSFTVKRSMENSCQMGSGSSAKSNSEIGIEADSKKLPSSKYKGVVPQPNGRWGAQIYDKHQRVWLGTFDEEEQAAKAYDIAALRFRGHNAITNLQHTLEPHKDANELYFLNSHSKDEIVDMLRKHSYTHELEQSEYNICASHGTRKRNRDNWLMDTPVSESELFDVAKEYLFEKVVTPSDVGKLNRLVIPKQQAEKYFPLPTESAAKGVLLNFEDSIGKVWRFRYCYWSSSQSYVLTKGWSKFVKEKNLKAGDRVSFQRSMGPDKKFFIGWRPRNGSSFAEVLDKVKSSATIQAVKVVRLFGVNILETPTSSFVTNNI; the protein is encoded by the coding sequence ATGGCCATGATCTGCTTAGATGAGAGCACAAGTGGGTCAATAACATCTTCAAGTTTTACTGTGAAAAGGTCCATGGAGAACTCATGCCAAATGGGTAGTGGGAGTAGTGCTAAATCAAACTCAGAAATTGGTATCGAAGCGGATTCGAAAAAGTTACCATCTTCCAAATACAAGGGAGTAGTTCCTCAACCCAACGGCAGATGGGGAGCACAAATATACGACAAGCATCAACGCGTGTGGTTAGGAACTTTCGATGAGGAAGAACAAGCCGCTAAGGCCTATGACATTGCAGCACTAAGGTTTCGTGGCCACAATGCCATCACAAATCTCCAGCACACTTTGGAGCCTCACAAAGATGCCAATGAATTGTATTTCTTGAATTCTCATTCAAAGGATGAAATTGTGGACATGCTCCGGAAACACTCTTATACACATGAGCTTGAGCAAAGTGAGTACAATATTTGTGCGAGTCATGGcactagaaaaagaaatagagataaCTGGCTCATGGACACACCTGTGTCTGAGTCTGAGCTATTTGATGTAGCAAAAGAGTACCTTTTTGAGAAGGTGGTGACACCAAGTGATGTAGGGAAACTTAACCGCTTGGTTATTCCTAAACAGCAAGCCGAGAAGTATTTTCCATTGCCTACTGAAAGTGCTGCAAAGGGTGTGCTGTTGAATTTTGAAGATAGTATTGGGAAGGTGTGGAGGTTTAGATATTGCTATTGGAGTAGTAGTCAGAGCTATGTTTTAACAAAAGGGTGGAGCAAATTTGTGAAGGAGAAGAACCTGAAAGCTGGGGATAGAGTTAGCTTTCAGAGATCAATGGGGCCTGATAAGAAGTTCTTCATAGGATGGAGGCCGCGAAATGGATCTAGTTTTGCGGAAGTGCTTGATAAGGTAAAGTCATCAGCCACTATTCAAGCTGTTAAGGTGGTTAGGTTATTTGGTGTCAACATTTTAGAGACACCTACAAGTAGTTTTGtaactaataatatataa